A window of Argopecten irradians isolate NY chromosome 1, Ai_NY, whole genome shotgun sequence contains these coding sequences:
- the LOC138308441 gene encoding uncharacterized protein — protein MHFGLQSRKEHVDMLWGDLELKRTSEGEEYVQHTERLTKTRTGDMNNIRKFQAKMFAVPGNPRCPVESYKSYAAQRPDPDPDSKFYLAINNNAHGEKWYTKQHMGKNKIGLIMKSMCDKAGILGRKVNHSARKTTVTKLLHSGVDPTQIVQLTGHKNMNSINHYSSASLEQQKQMSAVLSSSSVSVPQNTDFDENCDQGDQDLLLASQEIEDALKTIHAHETANSDNILVPITKAVIT, from the exons ATGCATTTTGGGTTACAAAGTCGGAAGGAGCATGTGGATATGTTGTGGGGTGACCTGGAACTGAAACGGACTTCCGAAGGAGAGGAATATGTACAACATACAGAACGACTCACTAAAACACGTACAGGAGATATGAATAACATCAGGAAATTCCAGGCTAAGATGTTCGCAGTTCCAG GTAATCCTCGCTGTCCAGTAGAGTCGTACAAATCGTACGCCGCTCAGCGACCAGACCCAGACCCAGACTCCAAATTTTACTTGGCAATTAATAACAACGCTCACGGAGAGAAATGgtacacaaaacaacacatggGTAAAAACAAGATCGGTTTGATAATGAAAAGTATGTGTGACAAAGCGGGGATATTGGGAAGAAAAGTCAATCACTCAGCCCGAAAAACAACCGTTACAAAGTTGCTTCACAGTGGTGTTGACCCGACACAGATAGTACAACTCACAGGACATAAGAATATGAACTCAATTAACCATTATTCCAGTGCCTCACTCGAGCAACAAAAGCAAATGTCTGCTGTATTATCTAGTAGCAGTGTGTCGGTACCACAAAACACTGATTTTGACGAGAACTGTGACCAAGGAGATCAGGATCTTCTTCTAGCTTCACAAGAGATTGAGGATGCCTTGAAAACCATCCACGCGCACGAGACAGCCAACTCCGACAATATATTGGTCCCAATTACCAAAGCTGTCATAACGTAA